In Synechococcus sp. KORDI-52, one genomic interval encodes:
- a CDS encoding histidine triad nucleotide-binding protein produces the protein MADDTIFGKILRGEIPCDEVYSDEQCLAFRDVAPQAPVHVLVIPRQPIESLRSAAAEDAALLGHLLLVAARVAKQEGLDDFRTVINSGAGAGQTVFHLHVHVIGGRPLAWPPG, from the coding sequence ATGGCAGACGACACCATTTTCGGCAAGATCCTTCGAGGCGAGATCCCTTGCGATGAGGTCTACAGCGATGAGCAGTGCCTGGCCTTTCGTGATGTCGCCCCCCAGGCTCCGGTGCATGTGCTGGTGATTCCACGCCAGCCGATTGAAAGTCTGCGGTCCGCTGCCGCTGAGGATGCGGCCTTGCTGGGGCATCTGTTGCTGGTGGCTGCGCGCGTGGCCAAGCAGGAGGGGTTGGACGACTTCCGCACCGTGATCAACAGCGGCGCCGGTGCGGGCCAGACCGTCTTTCATCTCCATGTGCACGTGATCGGTGGACGTCCCCTTGCCTGGCCCCCCGGCTGA
- a CDS encoding ABC transporter ATP-binding protein/permease has product MTVSATGSSAGLRGQLNKLRNLAQPFFLPLDQATGRQFTGLLIALLFCVGGLVLVALTGLTGLSQQILPDFTDKYFGGVAETINTIWSGWWGIAFSALFLIGVASFIVMRQQLRGRRWLHWLMLGAIVLMLLTVNGINAGIGFIARDLTNALVAKQEEGFYRILIIYACCFVVALPIRTAQIFFTLKLGLVWRDWLSRSLIGDYMRNRAYYVLNPNDEQATDLDNPDQRITDDTRSFTAQSLQFTLGIFDALLTFSLNILILWSISQKLTLALFAYAIVSTTVLVVAGRRLVRINYDQLRYEADFRYGLVHIRDNAESIAFYSGEEPERQETSRRLGSVVRNFNLLIVWQVIISAMQRSVGYAGVFFPYLVMAGPYFSGEVDYGRFIQAGFAFNMVEGSLLFVVNRIDELAQFTAGVGRLEGFQSKVEQVGREVEPAVSTGSDAIVVRHADLTPPGGQQPILRDLSLSIGEADRLLVVGPSGCGKTSLLRMISGLWAPSHGSVERPETGELLFIPQKPYMLLGTLREQLCYPTDETRFSDDQLHHVLEEVNLGSLLKRYPDLQVKQDWPRILSLGEQQRLAFGRLLLNAPRFVVLDEATSALDVATEEHLYSLLHQRDLAVVSIGHRPTLKSFHDSVLELSGHGDWRLIPATSYDFGRS; this is encoded by the coding sequence ATGACTGTTTCTGCAACGGGTTCGAGCGCCGGGCTTCGCGGCCAGCTCAACAAGCTCCGCAACCTGGCTCAACCCTTCTTTCTCCCCCTCGATCAGGCCACGGGGAGGCAATTCACTGGTCTGTTAATTGCCCTGCTGTTCTGTGTGGGCGGCCTTGTGCTTGTCGCTCTCACTGGGTTGACAGGCTTATCACAACAGATACTCCCGGATTTCACCGACAAATACTTCGGGGGTGTCGCTGAAACGATCAACACGATCTGGAGTGGTTGGTGGGGAATTGCATTCAGCGCTCTTTTCCTGATCGGCGTCGCTTCATTCATCGTGATGCGTCAGCAGCTGCGTGGTCGTCGTTGGCTGCACTGGCTGATGCTTGGTGCGATTGTGCTGATGCTGCTCACTGTGAATGGGATCAATGCAGGAATTGGCTTTATTGCGCGTGATTTGACCAACGCCCTCGTTGCGAAGCAAGAAGAGGGTTTCTATCGAATTCTGATTATTTATGCCTGCTGCTTTGTCGTTGCTCTCCCGATTCGCACGGCGCAGATTTTTTTCACGCTGAAGCTTGGTTTGGTTTGGCGTGACTGGCTTTCGCGCAGTCTTATTGGTGATTACATGCGTAATCGCGCCTACTATGTACTGAATCCAAACGATGAGCAGGCGACTGATCTTGACAACCCAGACCAGCGCATAACTGATGATACGCGGTCTTTTACTGCCCAAAGTCTTCAATTCACGCTTGGGATCTTCGACGCGCTTTTGACCTTCTCTCTGAATATTTTGATTCTGTGGAGTATCAGCCAGAAGCTCACTCTTGCCTTATTTGCCTACGCCATAGTATCGACAACAGTTCTTGTGGTTGCGGGTCGACGGTTGGTCAGGATTAACTACGACCAGCTGCGCTACGAAGCTGATTTTCGATATGGTCTTGTCCATATAAGAGATAATGCTGAATCCATTGCTTTTTATTCGGGTGAAGAGCCTGAGCGGCAAGAGACAAGCCGGCGTCTGGGTTCAGTTGTCCGCAACTTTAATCTTTTGATTGTTTGGCAGGTCATCATCAGCGCGATGCAAAGATCTGTTGGATATGCGGGTGTGTTCTTCCCGTATTTGGTGATGGCTGGACCATACTTTTCTGGTGAGGTTGATTATGGACGATTTATCCAGGCAGGTTTTGCCTTCAATATGGTTGAGGGCTCCCTTTTGTTTGTGGTCAATCGAATTGATGAATTGGCCCAATTCACTGCTGGTGTAGGCCGTCTTGAAGGTTTTCAGAGCAAAGTCGAGCAGGTCGGTCGTGAGGTCGAACCTGCTGTTTCAACGGGATCAGACGCCATCGTCGTTCGACATGCGGATCTCACGCCTCCAGGGGGGCAGCAGCCGATTCTCCGGGATTTGAGCTTGAGCATTGGAGAAGCAGACCGTCTTTTGGTGGTCGGTCCATCCGGTTGTGGCAAGACGTCCTTGCTGCGGATGATCAGTGGTTTGTGGGCGCCCAGCCATGGATCGGTTGAGCGCCCGGAAACAGGCGAGCTTTTGTTTATCCCGCAAAAGCCTTACATGCTGTTGGGCACGTTGCGGGAGCAGCTCTGTTACCCCACGGATGAAACCCGCTTCAGTGATGACCAGCTGCATCACGTTTTGGAAGAAGTCAACCTCGGGAGTCTCCTGAAGCGCTATCCCGATCTGCAGGTCAAGCAGGATTGGCCTCGGATTCTCTCTTTGGGCGAGCAGCAAAGGTTGGCCTTCGGTCGCCTCCTGCTCAATGCTCCCCGCTTTGTTGTGTTGGATGAAGCCACAAGCGCCTTGGATGTGGCGACTGAAGAGCATTTGTATTCCTTGCTCCATCAGCGGGATCTTGCTGTGGTCAGCATTGGTCATCGCCCCACGCTGAAGTCATTTCATGACTCGGTTCTTGAGCTGAGTGGACATGGAGACTGGCGGCTGATCCCGGCGACCAGCTATGACTTCGGGCGTTCCTGA
- a CDS encoding chlorophyll a/b-binding protein: protein MTSTRQTPDTTSVPETSATTNDVPAFGWSGYAERVNGRFAMVGFVAVLLIEVLSGDTFLHWAGLLP from the coding sequence ATGACCTCCACCCGCCAGACCCCTGACACCACGTCCGTTCCGGAGACGTCTGCCACCACCAACGATGTCCCGGCCTTCGGCTGGAGTGGCTACGCCGAGCGGGTGAATGGCCGCTTCGCCATGGTGGGTTTTGTGGCGGTGCTGCTGATCGAGGTGCTCAGCGGAGACACCTTTCTGCACTGGGCGGGGCTGCTGCCCTGA
- a CDS encoding Ycf66 family protein has product MVNASLNWASIVGIVLAVGGALLYFMRSFKPALARDYDVFFAAIGLLCGGILFFQGWRLDPILQFGQFLLAGTTVFFAYESVRLRGVATEQARRSAYFDDEPAPVRGDNPGGLRGGWDDGGYDRFDEPQPVRRRFSGRDNDADERPEEEFYRPRRTSRAAIPEEAASRRSSGREQGDTGWNQDDERSRRMARFRAGEAQDERRPDFGSRRTERDDQRRGSRPLGRSERPAGKPAVSGAEDAAFSPSRSGTAPNRGRPSSSPGAGNDSRRSAEPPLASNRPSSNRQPPRSSRPASERPRDNSSRFDD; this is encoded by the coding sequence TTGGTTAACGCCAGTCTCAACTGGGCCAGCATCGTCGGCATTGTCTTGGCCGTTGGCGGTGCTTTGCTCTACTTCATGCGGTCGTTCAAGCCCGCCCTCGCACGGGATTACGACGTCTTCTTCGCCGCCATCGGGCTGCTGTGCGGCGGAATCCTTTTTTTCCAGGGATGGCGCCTCGACCCGATTCTTCAGTTCGGCCAGTTCCTGCTTGCAGGCACCACGGTGTTCTTTGCCTACGAAAGCGTGCGCCTGCGCGGCGTCGCCACCGAACAGGCGCGGCGCTCCGCCTATTTCGATGACGAACCCGCCCCGGTCCGCGGCGACAACCCAGGAGGCCTAAGAGGCGGCTGGGATGACGGTGGCTACGACCGTTTTGACGAACCCCAGCCGGTGCGGCGGCGCTTCTCCGGCCGAGACAACGACGCCGACGAAAGGCCCGAAGAGGAGTTCTACAGACCACGGCGCACAAGCCGTGCAGCCATTCCAGAGGAAGCGGCCAGCCGTCGCTCCTCAGGACGCGAGCAAGGCGATACCGGTTGGAACCAAGACGACGAACGCTCCCGCCGCATGGCCCGCTTCCGGGCCGGTGAAGCTCAAGATGAGCGTCGACCCGACTTCGGATCCAGGCGTACGGAACGGGACGATCAACGCCGCGGCAGCCGTCCACTGGGCCGATCCGAACGGCCCGCCGGTAAGCCTGCTGTGTCCGGAGCTGAGGATGCAGCCTTCAGCCCAAGCCGCAGCGGCACAGCGCCAAACCGCGGACGCCCCAGCTCCAGCCCAGGCGCCGGGAACGACTCCAGACGATCCGCTGAGCCGCCGCTGGCCTCGAACCGGCCCAGCAGCAACCGCCAACCCCCCCGCAGCTCACGGCCCGCGTCTGAACGACCGCGGGACAACAGCTCCCGCTTCGACGACTGA
- the psbX gene encoding photosystem II reaction center X protein, which translates to MTPSLSNFLSSLVWGGVIVVIPATIALILLSQTDRVDRKL; encoded by the coding sequence ATGACCCCCTCCCTCTCCAACTTTCTGAGCAGCCTCGTTTGGGGAGGTGTGATCGTCGTAATTCCCGCCACCATCGCCCTGATCCTGCTGAGCCAGACCGACCGCGTCGACCGCAAGCTCTGA
- a CDS encoding YggT family protein, with translation MTPLLLQALPALHLILGILLTAWTLAFLLRIVLTWYPQVDLSQGSWPLVAWPTEPVLSLSRRIIAPIGGVDVTPVIWVGLISLVRELLVGQQGLLSQILMHAQAVA, from the coding sequence GTGACGCCGCTGCTGCTCCAGGCCTTGCCAGCCCTTCATCTGATCCTGGGCATCCTGTTGACGGCCTGGACCCTGGCCTTCCTGCTACGCATCGTGCTCACCTGGTATCCCCAGGTCGACCTGAGCCAGGGCTCCTGGCCCCTGGTGGCCTGGCCGACGGAGCCGGTGCTCTCGCTCAGTCGTCGGATCATTGCCCCGATCGGTGGAGTTGATGTCACTCCGGTGATCTGGGTTGGATTGATCAGTCTCGTGCGCGAGCTGCTCGTCGGTCAGCAGGGCCTGCTCTCTCAAATCCTGATGCATGCCCAGGCGGTTGCCTGA
- the accC gene encoding acetyl-CoA carboxylase biotin carboxylase subunit, which produces MPIGKVLIANRGEIALRIIRSCRELGIATVAVYSSVDKDALHVQLADEAVCVGEALSSKSYLNIPNILAAATSRGADAIHPGYGFLAENDKFAEMCRDHGLTFVGPSPHAIRSMGDKSTAKTTMQSVGVPTVPGSEGLLSSTNQAAALAEEMGYPVMIKATAGGGGRGMRLVPDASQLESLYKAAQGEAEAAFGNPGLYMEKFIDRPRHVEVQVLADRHGNVVHLGERDCSIQRRHQKLLEEAPSPALDPDLRRRMGEAAVAAARSINYEGAGTVEFLLDRSGGFYFMEMNTRIQVEHPVTEMVTGVDLIAEQLRIAGGEPISVRQEEIQLSGHAIECRINAEDARHNFRPAPGRITGWLPPGGPGVRVDSHVYTGYDIPPFYDSLIGKLIVWGKDREHAMTRMKRALNECAVTGIPTTVEFHLEMLDRPEFINGDVHTKFVEQEMLP; this is translated from the coding sequence ATGCCCATCGGCAAAGTGCTGATCGCCAACCGCGGCGAGATTGCCCTCCGGATCATTCGAAGCTGCCGCGAGCTCGGCATCGCCACGGTTGCGGTGTACAGCTCCGTTGATAAGGACGCTCTGCACGTGCAGCTCGCCGATGAAGCGGTCTGCGTGGGCGAGGCCCTGAGCAGCAAGAGCTACCTCAACATTCCCAACATCCTGGCGGCCGCCACCTCCCGCGGAGCTGATGCCATCCACCCCGGTTACGGCTTCTTGGCGGAGAACGACAAGTTTGCCGAAATGTGCCGGGATCACGGCCTCACCTTCGTTGGACCGTCACCCCACGCGATCCGCTCGATGGGGGACAAGTCGACCGCCAAAACGACCATGCAATCGGTGGGCGTTCCCACGGTGCCCGGCAGTGAAGGTCTGCTCAGCAGTACGAACCAAGCCGCCGCCCTGGCCGAGGAGATGGGCTATCCCGTGATGATCAAGGCCACCGCCGGCGGCGGTGGTCGCGGCATGCGCCTGGTGCCAGACGCCAGTCAGCTGGAGAGCCTGTACAAAGCAGCCCAAGGCGAAGCGGAAGCCGCCTTCGGCAACCCAGGCCTCTACATGGAGAAATTCATCGATCGGCCCCGCCACGTGGAAGTGCAGGTGCTGGCCGACCGCCATGGCAACGTGGTGCACCTTGGTGAACGGGACTGCTCGATCCAGCGCCGTCACCAGAAACTGCTGGAGGAAGCCCCCAGCCCGGCCCTGGATCCCGACCTTCGCCGCCGCATGGGCGAAGCCGCCGTTGCTGCCGCCCGAAGCATCAACTACGAAGGTGCCGGAACGGTGGAATTTCTGCTGGATCGCAGCGGTGGCTTCTACTTCATGGAGATGAACACCCGGATCCAGGTGGAGCATCCGGTGACCGAAATGGTCACCGGTGTTGACCTGATCGCCGAGCAGTTGCGCATTGCTGGTGGCGAACCGATCAGTGTCCGACAGGAGGAGATCCAGCTCAGCGGCCATGCGATCGAATGCCGGATCAACGCCGAAGATGCCCGGCACAACTTCCGTCCCGCCCCCGGACGCATCACGGGATGGCTACCGCCCGGAGGTCCAGGCGTTCGGGTCGACAGCCACGTCTACACGGGATATGACATCCCTCCCTTCTACGACTCGCTGATCGGCAAGCTGATCGTCTGGGGCAAGGACCGCGAACACGCCATGACACGGATGAAGCGGGCCCTGAATGAGTGTGCAGTCACCGGAATTCCCACAACAGTGGAGTTCCATCTTGAGATGCTGGATCGGCCGGAGTTCATCAACGGCGATGTACACACCAAGTTCGTGGAGCAGGAAATGCTGCCCTGA